A stretch of DNA from Mucilaginibacter daejeonensis:
TGAACAATTGGTACGCGGGCGTAGGCTATAATTTTGATGCCTATTGGGGCATCTCGCACCAGGGACCGCTCAATAAGGCCACGTCAGATTATGATGCCTATGGCGTTATGGAGCGCGGTCTGTCGTCGGGCCTTACCCTCAATGTATTGAACGATTCGCGCGACAACTCTATCAATCCATCAAAAGGCTGGTACTTTGAAACCAGCTACCGTAATAACCTTACAGCTTTGGGCAGCACCGTTCCGTGGCAGTCCATCATTGTGGATCTAAGGAAGTATATCAACTTCCCGGCAAGCACGAAAAATGTGCTGGCCTTATGGTCATACAACTGGGCCGTACTGCACGGCAAGCCGCCATACCTGAGCCTGCCCAGCAACTCGTGGGACCCTAACAGCGCCACTGGTCGTGGTTATATTCAGGGCCGTTTCCGCGGGGCGCAGCTGTTCTACCTCGAGAGTGAGTATCGTTTCAACCTCACCCGCAACGGCCTGCTGGGCGGTGTGATGTTCGCTAACGCACAAAGCGTATCGGCTCAGCCAGGTACCCGCTTACAGCGCGTGCAACCGGCGTTCGGTCCGGGGTTGAGGGTCAAGCTCAACAAAGTATCCCGCACCAATATCTCCGTCGATTACGGCTTCGGCCGCCAGGGCTCGCGCGGGTTGTTCATCGATGTAGGCGAGGTGTTTTAAGTAAGCTCAACCCTTCATCGTTTTATGTCGTGATGGGAGCCTGTAATATCATTCGAGATTCGCCTTGTTCTTCTCCGTTGGTGTTCGGTCAAATAACAAGCGGCTCACTAATGGACGCAC
This window harbors:
- a CDS encoding BamA/TamA family outer membrane protein, with protein sequence MSTIRIYRLLGCCLFLFTSLAVRAQDEKSISLPQLLKGKKNVTDTVVTADTGRVPQKDLPDVFRSLFKIKASPEPDSVTSKPQFSLVPAVGYTLVSGLAAVLSGNIAYRNGPQARISTVVLSASYTFKKQFILPFHTYIWTHDNEYYFVGDYRFYKYPQSTFGLGSSSDIHAEDPMDFSFGRFYQTAYKHMVNNWYAGVGYNFDAYWGISHQGPLNKATSDYDAYGVMERGLSSGLTLNVLNDSRDNSINPSKGWYFETSYRNNLTALGSTVPWQSIIVDLRKYINFPASTKNVLALWSYNWAVLHGKPPYLSLPSNSWDPNSATGRGYIQGRFRGAQLFYLESEYRFNLTRNGLLGGVMFANAQSVSAQPGTRLQRVQPAFGPGLRVKLNKVSRTNISVDYGFGRQGSRGLFIDVGEVF